From one Synechocystis sp. PCC 6803 substr. PCC-P genomic stretch:
- a CDS encoding NYN domain-containing protein: MFEDFEQDALFTPDQLLENRGRVAIFIDGSNLFYAALQLGIEIDYTKLLHCLTGGSRLLRAFFYTGVDRSNEKQQGFLLWMRRNGYRVIAKDLVQLPDGSKKANLDVEIAVDLMSLVGSYDTAVVVSGDGDLAYAADAVSYRGARIEVVSLRSMTSDSLINVSDRYVDLDSIKEEIQKQPRPNSGYRNVNPLPIFSQEKSS, encoded by the coding sequence ATGTTTGAGGACTTTGAACAGGATGCACTGTTTACGCCGGATCAGTTATTAGAAAACCGGGGGCGGGTAGCCATTTTCATCGATGGTTCCAATCTTTTTTACGCCGCATTACAGTTGGGCATTGAAATTGATTACACCAAGCTATTGCACTGTTTAACGGGCGGCTCCCGCCTATTGCGGGCTTTTTTCTACACCGGAGTAGACCGTAGTAACGAAAAACAACAGGGATTTTTACTTTGGATGCGCCGCAATGGTTACCGAGTCATTGCCAAAGACTTAGTGCAATTACCAGACGGTTCTAAAAAGGCTAACTTAGACGTGGAAATTGCCGTGGACTTGATGTCCCTGGTGGGTTCCTATGACACCGCAGTGGTGGTCAGTGGCGATGGGGATTTGGCCTATGCGGCCGATGCGGTCAGTTATCGGGGGGCGCGCATTGAAGTGGTGAGTCTCCGTTCCATGACCAGCGACAGTTTAATTAATGTGTCCGACCGTTACGTGGATCTTGACAGTATTAAGGAGGAAATTCAAAAACAACCCCGTCCCAATAGTGGCTATCGTAACGTCAATCCCTTGCCTATTTTTTCTCAGGAAAAATCTTCCTAA
- the dacB gene encoding D-alanyl-D-alanine carboxypeptidase/D-alanyl-D-alanine-endopeptidase, producing the protein MALVLLSQWKKYLDPLPLQLTGTGIFYLCLTTGVGAQADRLCVGDLQQKLESHLQQPELSRAQWGIAIQPLTDSQPIYQYQADRFFIPASNQKLITTAMALQELGPNFRFTTQVYQRDGGKKVQVISSGDPSFDVDDLTAIAKGLKDRGVTAIEELELVDTIAPQDYQRPSWEWDDLHYGYAPPVNGAILTGNQVILTLTPQNLGEPLTPTWSDPIAGAQWQIINQTETAVDPHQPPQVQQIFGQRQLVITGGLPPAGETRSITLAVADPQQYFLASLQQKLAEQGISVSTSIVSANTKAIAPAPLLALTSPPLWTLIKTVNQDSNNLYAEALLNAIQPPSQATDWQSYVERLGLATTTVRLRDGSGLSRQDLVTPQALVQLLINQTQKSTGTIYQQSLAVAGRSGTLERSFADTPLVGKMRGKTGTLTGVVSLTGYVENQQWGTVAFSFMVNNSDLGASVLREAMKQMVLWTAQVEKCQPSDQGR; encoded by the coding sequence ATGGCGCTGGTTTTGCTGTCTCAATGGAAAAAATATCTGGACCCATTGCCGCTCCAACTGACAGGAACGGGGATTTTTTACCTCTGTCTCACTACGGGGGTAGGGGCCCAGGCCGATCGCCTCTGCGTAGGGGATTTACAACAAAAGCTGGAAAGCCATTTACAACAACCAGAATTGAGCCGAGCTCAATGGGGCATTGCCATTCAACCTCTGACAGATTCCCAGCCTATTTACCAATATCAGGCTGACCGTTTTTTTATTCCCGCCTCCAACCAAAAATTAATTACCACCGCCATGGCTCTTCAGGAATTGGGGCCAAATTTTCGCTTTACCACCCAAGTTTATCAACGGGACGGGGGCAAAAAAGTCCAAGTTATCTCCAGCGGCGATCCCAGTTTTGACGTAGATGACCTAACGGCGATCGCCAAGGGTTTAAAAGATAGGGGGGTGACGGCGATCGAAGAATTGGAACTTGTAGATACCATTGCCCCCCAGGATTACCAACGCCCCAGTTGGGAGTGGGATGATTTGCACTACGGTTATGCTCCCCCGGTTAATGGTGCAATTTTGACTGGCAATCAAGTGATCCTTACCCTCACGCCCCAAAATCTGGGGGAACCATTGACCCCCACCTGGTCCGATCCCATTGCTGGGGCACAATGGCAGATCATTAACCAGACCGAAACGGCCGTTGATCCACACCAACCTCCCCAGGTACAACAGATTTTTGGTCAACGGCAATTGGTTATCACTGGCGGCCTGCCCCCCGCAGGGGAAACCCGTTCCATCACCCTAGCTGTGGCTGATCCCCAGCAATATTTCCTCGCCAGTTTGCAACAAAAGTTAGCAGAACAAGGCATTTCTGTAAGCACTTCGATCGTTAGCGCCAACACCAAGGCGATCGCCCCGGCCCCTTTGCTGGCTCTCACTTCCCCTCCCCTGTGGACACTGATTAAAACCGTCAACCAAGACAGCAATAACCTCTACGCTGAAGCGTTGCTCAATGCCATTCAGCCCCCTTCCCAGGCTACGGATTGGCAGTCCTACGTGGAAAGACTAGGCCTAGCCACCACCACGGTCAGATTACGGGATGGCTCAGGACTTTCCCGTCAAGACCTAGTGACGCCCCAAGCCTTAGTTCAACTTTTAATTAACCAAACCCAAAAATCAACGGGGACCATTTATCAACAATCCCTGGCCGTTGCTGGGCGATCGGGCACCCTGGAACGTAGTTTCGCCGATACTCCCCTGGTGGGCAAAATGCGGGGTAAAACAGGTACCCTCACAGGGGTGGTTTCCTTAACGGGCTATGTGGAAAACCAGCAATGGGGCACAGTGGCATTCAGTTTTATGGTCAACAACAGTGACCTGGGGGCCTCCGTGCTACGGGAAGCAATGAAGCAGATGGTACTTTGGACTGCCCAGGTAGAAAAGTGTCAGCCCAGCGACCAGGGACGGTAA
- the metG gene encoding methionine--tRNA ligase, with protein MLDSSVPTFSVTTPLYYVNDVPHLGSAYTTVVADTLARFKRLQGYDVLMITGTDEHGQKIQRTAEAQELDPQTHCDRTVVKFKELWRSLNILYDRFSRTTDPRHLAIVKDFFQRVWDKGDIYLAQQQGWYCVACEEFKEKRDLLEDNHCPLHPNRKAEWRDEENYFFRLSRYQHPLEELYAQRPEFIQPSSRRNEVLNFVAQGLQDFSISRVNLDWGFPLPNDPNHTIYVWFDALLGYVTALLDEDEEPNLTNALVKWWPINLHLIGKDILRFHAVYWPAMLMSAELAIPAQVFGHGFLTKDGQKMGKSLGNTVDPLDLINRYGEDAFRYYFLKEIEFGKDGDFNEQRFVNVLNADLANDLGNLLNRTLGMVKKYCQGQGPQVMATDLAPDNPLKALGSHLGEEVSSAYERLSFTDACEAIFTLVRAGNKYIDDMAPWKLFKQGSQKEVEDVLYSVLESIRLSAYLLSPIVPRLSTKIYQQLGFTWDFDQWRSPLEQAEEFNRHQSWGQLGANQNLPPAQPIFTKLELPAEE; from the coding sequence ATGCTTGATTCTTCCGTACCCACTTTTTCCGTTACCACTCCACTGTACTACGTTAATGATGTGCCCCATTTGGGCAGTGCCTACACCACGGTGGTGGCGGACACCCTGGCCCGCTTTAAAAGATTACAGGGCTATGACGTGTTGATGATCACTGGTACCGACGAGCATGGGCAAAAAATTCAACGTACCGCCGAAGCCCAAGAGCTTGATCCCCAAACCCATTGTGACCGCACCGTAGTCAAGTTTAAGGAACTCTGGCGATCGCTCAATATCCTTTACGACCGCTTTAGCCGTACTACCGATCCCCGCCATTTAGCCATTGTCAAAGATTTTTTTCAACGGGTTTGGGATAAAGGGGATATTTATCTGGCCCAACAACAGGGCTGGTACTGTGTAGCTTGCGAAGAATTTAAGGAAAAAAGAGATTTATTAGAAGATAACCATTGCCCCCTGCACCCCAACCGCAAGGCAGAATGGCGGGATGAAGAAAACTATTTTTTTCGCCTCTCCCGCTATCAACACCCCTTGGAAGAACTGTACGCCCAACGACCGGAATTTATTCAACCCAGTAGTCGTCGCAATGAGGTGTTGAATTTCGTCGCCCAGGGATTGCAAGATTTTTCTATCTCCCGGGTCAATTTGGACTGGGGTTTCCCTCTCCCTAATGATCCCAACCATACCATTTACGTTTGGTTTGACGCTCTTTTGGGCTATGTCACCGCTCTCTTGGATGAAGATGAAGAACCAAATTTAACTAACGCTCTGGTTAAGTGGTGGCCGATTAATCTACACCTGATTGGCAAAGATATTTTGCGCTTTCATGCAGTCTATTGGCCCGCCATGTTAATGTCAGCGGAATTAGCGATCCCCGCCCAGGTTTTTGGCCATGGCTTTCTCACCAAAGATGGCCAAAAAATGGGTAAAAGTTTGGGCAACACCGTTGATCCCCTGGATTTAATTAACCGCTACGGGGAGGATGCTTTCCGTTACTATTTCCTCAAGGAAATTGAGTTTGGTAAAGATGGGGATTTTAATGAACAACGGTTTGTTAATGTGCTCAATGCTGACTTGGCCAACGACCTGGGTAATTTGCTCAATCGCACCCTCGGTATGGTGAAAAAGTACTGCCAGGGTCAAGGCCCCCAGGTTATGGCCACGGATTTAGCCCCGGATAATCCCCTCAAAGCGCTGGGCAGTCATTTGGGAGAAGAGGTGAGCAGTGCCTATGAAAGGCTGTCCTTTACTGATGCCTGTGAAGCAATTTTCACTCTGGTGAGGGCTGGGAATAAATATATTGACGACATGGCCCCCTGGAAATTATTTAAACAGGGCAGTCAGAAGGAGGTAGAAGACGTGCTGTACAGCGTGTTGGAATCCATTCGGCTCTCGGCCTATCTTCTTTCCCCCATTGTTCCCCGCCTGAGTACCAAAATTTATCAACAGCTAGGTTTTACCTGGGACTTTGACCAGTGGCGATCGCCGTTGGAGCAAGCGGAAGAATTCAACCGTCACCAATCCTGGGGCCAATTGGGTGCGAACCAAAATCTGCCCCCTGCCCAACCTATTTTTACCAAACTGGAGTTACCGGCAGAGGAGTAG
- the dusB gene encoding tRNA dihydrouridine synthase DusB yields the protein MGKCSYRFISLQTLTPNSLLDHSPNPTIWAKPLQIGSLTLHSRVLQSPLSGVTDLVFRRLVRRYAPQAMLYTEMVSATEIHHLRTLPQVMEIDPRENPISIQLFDCRPDFMAEAAQKAVAQGAQSVDINMGCPVNKITKKGGGSSLLRQPAVAEAIVKTVVAAVDVPVTVKTRLGWDDGEINIVEFAQRLQDAGAQMLTLHGRTRAQGYNGRARWQWIAKVKQALTIPVIANGDIFSVEAAIACLEETGADGVMCSRGSLGYPFLVGEIEHFFKTGEKRKAPTVAEKLTCAQEHLQMLWEYKGQRGLFQARKHLAWYCKDFPGAAALREQLFQINSVQEGKDLLDQAISTAKLCL from the coding sequence ATGGGAAAATGTTCTTATCGATTCATTTCCTTGCAAACCTTGACCCCTAATTCTTTGCTTGATCACTCGCCCAACCCCACCATTTGGGCAAAACCCTTGCAAATTGGTTCCCTAACTCTCCACAGCCGGGTGCTCCAGTCCCCTTTATCGGGGGTGACGGATTTGGTTTTTCGGCGTTTGGTGCGGCGCTATGCTCCCCAGGCCATGCTCTACACGGAAATGGTCAGCGCCACAGAAATCCACCATCTCCGTACTTTGCCCCAGGTGATGGAAATTGATCCCCGGGAAAATCCCATCAGTATCCAACTGTTTGACTGTCGGCCGGACTTTATGGCGGAAGCGGCCCAGAAAGCGGTGGCCCAGGGAGCCCAATCGGTGGACATTAATATGGGCTGTCCGGTCAATAAAATCACCAAAAAGGGGGGCGGTTCGTCCCTTCTGCGGCAACCGGCAGTGGCCGAAGCGATTGTTAAAACTGTGGTGGCAGCGGTGGATGTGCCTGTTACTGTCAAAACTCGCCTCGGTTGGGATGATGGGGAAATTAATATTGTCGAATTTGCCCAAAGATTGCAGGATGCGGGGGCGCAAATGTTGACCCTCCATGGCCGCACCAGGGCCCAGGGCTATAACGGCCGGGCCCGGTGGCAGTGGATTGCCAAAGTTAAACAAGCTCTGACCATACCCGTCATTGCCAATGGCGATATTTTTTCGGTAGAAGCGGCGATCGCCTGTTTAGAGGAAACCGGGGCGGACGGAGTGATGTGTTCCCGGGGCAGTTTGGGCTATCCCTTTTTAGTGGGGGAAATTGAGCATTTTTTTAAAACTGGGGAAAAACGAAAAGCTCCCACGGTCGCAGAAAAATTAACCTGTGCCCAGGAACATCTACAAATGCTTTGGGAATATAAGGGGCAACGAGGACTTTTCCAAGCCCGGAAACATTTAGCTTGGTACTGCAAAGATTTTCCCGGAGCGGCAGCGTTACGGGAACAACTTTTTCAGATCAATTCTGTACAGGAAGGCAAAGATTTACTGGATCAAGCTATCAGCACAGCAAAATTGTGCCTGTAA
- a CDS encoding VWA domain-containing protein, which yields MSVEAVIENRDYTLMIDKSSSMATADDPNGPTRWEIAQASTIALAKKCEEIDSDGITVYLFSGRFRRYDNVTAEKVAYIYANNEPMGRTDLAGALKDGLDNFFQRRQAGQTKPNGETFLIITDGEPTDRKAVIRLILEASQKIDRDEELAISLIQVGRDKKATAFFQALDDQLQAAGAKFDIVDTVTMEDMQGMSLSDVLLKAITD from the coding sequence ATGAGCGTTGAAGCTGTCATCGAAAACCGAGACTACACCCTAATGATCGATAAAAGCAGTAGCATGGCCACCGCTGATGATCCCAATGGCCCCACTCGCTGGGAAATAGCCCAAGCTTCGACCATTGCCCTGGCGAAAAAATGTGAAGAAATTGACTCCGACGGCATCACCGTTTATCTATTCTCTGGCCGCTTCCGTCGTTATGACAATGTTACCGCCGAGAAAGTTGCTTACATCTACGCCAACAATGAACCCATGGGGCGCACTGATCTGGCCGGTGCCCTCAAGGATGGCCTGGACAATTTTTTCCAACGACGGCAGGCCGGACAAACTAAACCCAATGGGGAAACTTTTCTGATTATTACCGACGGGGAACCCACTGACCGCAAAGCAGTTATCCGTTTAATTTTAGAAGCGAGCCAAAAAATTGACCGGGATGAGGAGTTAGCGATTTCGTTGATTCAGGTGGGCAGGGATAAAAAAGCAACGGCCTTTTTTCAGGCTTTAGATGATCAATTACAGGCGGCCGGAGCGAAGTTCGACATTGTGGATACCGTCACCATGGAAGATATGCAGGGCATGAGCTTGAGTGATGTACTGCTCAAAGCAATTACAGATTAG
- a CDS encoding PP2C family serine/threonine-protein phosphatase, translating to MPTVHCSNCDCQAPNDLGDRLCKTCRTPLLKRYLWSVGDWIKAYQPGELLLERYLLVRPQVLLDTTPALGVEGPEEIPNYILPYQKLLPFRLNVPEVYDYFPSWDEEKDLSVWLLDYGPVALDQAGEPVHEQLLPSLGEMWEHACPLQQLTWLWQMIRLWQPLQRQGVVSSLLEFDWLRVQGPQVLLQQLKLDEHQFYEMKYLAGVWEPLLTNAHPAIADFCQTLWKKLKQGKIPHADHLLRVLDTGIQSLAEQYDFSYTVFALTDGGPSRDHNEDACFPVSETPIEGQQLANTMTLICDGVGGQEGGEIASQWVIEHLPVRVISKIQKQMNEPEQIRTFIQHLKEDIQEVNEQLNRRNDREERTERERMGTTLVMALADFQQFFLANVGDSRCYWLTADSCKQVTVDDDVASREVRLGLMLYRHAVELPRSGALTQAVGLGPSAQLHPIIQRLIVPTDCLFLLCSDGFCDYNRVEQYWQDDFLPVLQGDRPVAEAVPRLIELANQVNGHDNVSVALIHCQISPSVPTPTQAEKAAAEAEINDPEGDSPEEDFTGDTELGLKAIAYPDFSQRPVSKPKETEPEHPIPQQDPKESLASRPFDTQPPLPPEEIPLNPPLDPPTVMAEQLNKTHRSRSLAAKFLTLSKTSQLLIAGGMVIIIATLTVAMLNLSQGNGEQNQPSSSLIDLSVGHG from the coding sequence GTGCCGACTGTCCACTGCTCCAACTGCGATTGTCAAGCCCCCAATGACCTAGGCGATCGCCTGTGCAAAACCTGCCGGACTCCTCTGCTGAAAAGGTATCTGTGGTCGGTGGGGGACTGGATCAAGGCCTACCAACCGGGGGAACTGCTACTGGAACGTTATCTGTTGGTGCGGCCCCAGGTGTTGTTGGACACTACGCCGGCCCTGGGGGTCGAGGGGCCAGAGGAAATCCCGAATTATATTTTGCCCTACCAAAAGCTATTGCCCTTTCGTCTCAATGTGCCGGAGGTGTACGACTATTTTCCTAGTTGGGATGAGGAAAAGGATTTATCGGTGTGGCTGTTGGACTATGGCCCGGTGGCGCTGGATCAAGCAGGGGAACCTGTCCATGAACAGTTGTTACCTTCCCTGGGGGAAATGTGGGAGCATGCTTGTCCCTTACAGCAGTTAACTTGGCTCTGGCAAATGATTCGCCTTTGGCAACCGCTGCAACGGCAGGGGGTGGTGTCTAGCCTGTTGGAGTTTGATTGGTTGAGGGTGCAAGGCCCCCAGGTATTACTCCAGCAGTTAAAGCTAGATGAGCATCAATTCTATGAGATGAAGTATTTGGCAGGAGTCTGGGAGCCACTATTAACCAATGCCCATCCGGCGATCGCCGATTTTTGTCAGACCCTATGGAAAAAACTAAAACAGGGCAAAATTCCCCACGCTGACCATTTACTGAGGGTATTGGATACGGGCATTCAGTCCTTAGCAGAGCAGTACGATTTTAGTTACACGGTTTTTGCTTTGACCGATGGGGGCCCCAGTCGAGACCACAACGAAGATGCTTGTTTTCCCGTCAGTGAAACCCCCATTGAAGGGCAACAGTTGGCCAACACCATGACTCTGATTTGTGACGGGGTGGGGGGCCAGGAAGGGGGAGAAATTGCTTCCCAGTGGGTGATTGAACATTTACCCGTTCGGGTAATTTCCAAAATTCAAAAACAAATGAATGAGCCGGAGCAAATCCGCACTTTCATCCAGCACCTCAAGGAAGACATCCAAGAAGTTAACGAGCAACTCAATCGGCGCAATGACCGGGAGGAAAGAACAGAACGGGAACGGATGGGCACAACCCTGGTGATGGCCCTGGCGGATTTTCAACAATTTTTCCTGGCCAATGTGGGGGATTCCCGTTGCTATTGGTTAACGGCGGACAGTTGTAAACAGGTGACGGTGGACGATGATGTGGCATCCCGGGAAGTGCGGCTGGGACTGATGCTCTATCGCCATGCGGTGGAGTTACCCAGATCGGGGGCATTAACCCAGGCAGTGGGTTTGGGGCCCTCGGCCCAACTTCATCCCATCATTCAACGCTTAATTGTGCCGACGGATTGTCTATTTTTGCTCTGTTCCGATGGTTTTTGTGACTACAATCGGGTCGAACAGTATTGGCAAGATGATTTTCTCCCAGTGCTACAAGGCGATCGCCCGGTGGCAGAAGCGGTGCCCCGGTTAATTGAATTGGCCAACCAAGTTAATGGCCATGACAATGTTTCCGTGGCTTTAATTCATTGTCAGATTTCCCCCTCCGTCCCCACCCCTACCCAGGCGGAAAAAGCGGCGGCGGAAGCAGAGATAAATGATCCGGAGGGAGATTCCCCAGAGGAAGATTTTACTGGAGATACGGAATTGGGACTCAAGGCGATCGCCTATCCTGACTTTAGCCAAAGGCCAGTGTCCAAACCGAAGGAAACGGAACCGGAGCATCCCATCCCCCAACAGGACCCCAAGGAATCCTTGGCTTCCCGTCCCTTTGATACCCAACCGCCCCTGCCTCCGGAAGAAATTCCCCTCAATCCGCCCCTAGATCCTCCGACCGTCATGGCAGAACAACTAAACAAGACTCACCGGTCGAGGAGCTTGGCTGCCAAATTTCTTACCCTTTCCAAAACCAGCCAGTTATTAATTGCAGGGGGCATGGTGATTATTATTGCGACCCTAACGGTGGCAATGCTTAACCTCAGCCAAGGTAATGGCGAACAAAACCAACCATCGTCGAGCCTAATTGATTTGAGCGTGGGCCATGGTTGA
- the menD gene encoding 2-succinyl-5-enolpyruvyl-6-hydroxy-3-cyclohexene-1-carboxylic-acid synthase — MVDFTNPNTLAASVLVETLFRLGLQQAVICPGSRSSPLTVALARHGGIDCVVSLDERSASFFALGHGKRTGQPVALVCTSGTAAANFLPAIIEAHYSQVPLLVLTGDRPPRLRHCRAGQTIDQTKLYGHYPQWQTELALPEPNMDYCHYLRQTALHSWQKCFWPGLGVVHLNCPFDEPLVPLEHARESLQHLAEEFSKEHFYRGLTTFTTMNRGEAISLPVNFSIFSFPSPQLDFSPLGLILVGVMPGGETPSLLTDILAIARGLGYPVLCDALCSLRNYDDGQTALITNYDFLIRCPRWAEQLVPEQIIQIGELPTSKALRHWLGTIDCPRYILNFHGENLDPLQGQTIYLSASVAQVAEYIHNQGFIPDAEQKNYAHSWLEKQRQSQTIIISALADAHTPLMVAQLAHCLPPQTNLFVANSLPVRWLEFFWPANGDHHRIFVNRGANGIDGTLSTAMGIAHRSRGETVLLTGDLSLLHDSNGFLNQSQMRGNLTIILLNNNGGGIFQTLPIAQCEDVFETYFATPQGVDFGQLCRTYGVEHKIITNLWDLKEQWPSNNSSPIRVLEIIGDRHQEAQWLKSLQAQFCCADSLIQ; from the coding sequence ATGGTTGATTTCACTAACCCCAATACCCTGGCCGCCTCTGTGTTGGTGGAAACCTTATTTCGATTGGGACTCCAACAAGCGGTGATTTGTCCTGGTTCCCGTTCCAGTCCTTTGACGGTGGCTTTGGCCCGCCATGGGGGCATTGATTGCGTTGTTAGTTTAGATGAACGTTCCGCTAGCTTTTTTGCCTTGGGCCATGGCAAACGCACAGGGCAACCAGTGGCATTGGTGTGTACTTCCGGAACAGCGGCGGCCAATTTTTTGCCTGCCATTATTGAAGCCCATTACAGTCAGGTACCTTTGTTGGTTCTAACCGGCGATCGCCCCCCCAGATTACGTCATTGCCGGGCCGGGCAAACCATTGACCAAACCAAGCTCTATGGCCACTATCCCCAGTGGCAAACGGAATTGGCTTTACCGGAGCCAAACATGGACTATTGCCATTATCTGCGGCAAACGGCGCTCCATAGTTGGCAAAAATGTTTTTGGCCTGGGTTGGGGGTGGTGCATCTTAATTGTCCCTTTGACGAACCCCTGGTGCCTCTCGAACATGCCCGAGAGTCCTTACAGCACTTAGCTGAAGAATTTAGCAAAGAGCATTTTTACCGGGGGCTAACAACCTTTACGACCATGAATCGGGGAGAAGCCATTTCCCTACCCGTTAATTTTTCCATTTTCTCTTTCCCCTCACCCCAACTGGACTTTAGCCCATTGGGTTTGATTCTGGTGGGAGTTATGCCCGGTGGTGAAACGCCCAGTCTGTTAACTGATATTTTGGCGATCGCCAGGGGGTTGGGATATCCCGTATTGTGTGATGCCCTTTGTTCTTTGCGTAATTATGACGATGGCCAGACTGCTTTAATTACCAATTATGATTTTCTGATCCGTTGCCCCCGTTGGGCAGAACAGTTAGTGCCAGAACAAATTATTCAAATCGGCGAATTACCCACTAGTAAGGCGTTGCGGCATTGGTTGGGCACCATTGATTGTCCCCGTTACATTTTGAATTTCCATGGGGAAAATTTAGACCCCCTGCAAGGACAAACGATTTACCTATCTGCCAGTGTTGCCCAAGTAGCCGAATATATACATAACCAGGGTTTCATTCCTGATGCAGAACAAAAAAATTATGCCCATAGTTGGCTGGAAAAACAACGCCAAAGCCAAACAATCATCATTTCTGCCCTAGCTGATGCCCACACCCCTTTAATGGTGGCCCAATTAGCCCATTGTTTACCGCCCCAAACCAATTTGTTCGTGGCGAATAGTTTGCCTGTGCGCTGGCTGGAATTTTTCTGGCCTGCCAACGGCGATCACCATCGTATTTTTGTTAACCGGGGCGCTAACGGCATTGATGGCACCCTTTCCACTGCCATGGGTATTGCTCACCGGAGTCGGGGTGAAACAGTTTTGTTAACTGGTGATCTATCCCTATTGCATGACAGTAATGGCTTTTTAAATCAGAGCCAAATGCGAGGTAATTTAACTATTATCTTGCTCAACAATAACGGCGGTGGTATTTTCCAAACCCTACCCATTGCCCAGTGCGAAGATGTGTTTGAAACCTATTTTGCTACCCCCCAAGGAGTGGATTTTGGGCAACTTTGTCGCACCTATGGAGTGGAACACAAAATCATTACTAACCTTTGGGATTTGAAGGAACAATGGCCAAGCAATAATTCTAGCCCCATCAGAGTTTTGGAAATAATTGGCGATCGCCACCAAGAGGCCCAATGGTTAAAATCATTACAGGCACAATTTTGCTGTGCTGATAGCTTGATCCAGTAA
- a CDS encoding carbon-nitrogen hydrolase family protein produces the protein MKPYLAAALQMTSRPNLTENLQEAEELIDLAVRQGAELVGLPENFAFLGNETEKLEQATAIATATEKFLQTMAQRFQVTILAGGFPFPVAGEAGKAYNTATLIAPNGQELARYHKVHLFDVNVPDGNTYWESATVMAGQKYPPVYHSDSFGNLGLSICYDVRFPELYRYLSRQGADVLFVPAAFTAYTGKDHWQVLLQARAIENTCYVIAPAQTGCHYERRHTHGHAMIIDPWGVILADAGEKPGLAIAEINPDRLKQVRQQMPSLQHRVFV, from the coding sequence ATGAAACCGTATTTAGCCGCTGCCCTGCAAATGACCAGCCGCCCCAACCTCACCGAGAATTTACAAGAAGCAGAGGAGTTGATCGATTTGGCGGTGCGCCAGGGGGCAGAATTGGTGGGTTTGCCGGAGAATTTTGCTTTTTTGGGCAATGAAACTGAAAAGCTAGAACAGGCAACGGCGATCGCCACGGCGACGGAAAAATTTTTACAGACCATGGCCCAACGGTTCCAGGTGACTATCCTGGCGGGGGGCTTTCCCTTTCCGGTGGCAGGGGAAGCAGGCAAAGCCTATAACACAGCTACTCTAATTGCCCCCAATGGGCAGGAATTGGCCCGGTACCACAAAGTGCATTTGTTTGATGTTAATGTGCCCGACGGCAATACCTACTGGGAATCGGCCACGGTGATGGCTGGGCAAAAATATCCCCCAGTGTACCACTCCGACAGCTTTGGTAATTTGGGGCTGTCCATTTGCTACGACGTTCGTTTCCCTGAATTGTATCGTTACCTTTCCCGCCAAGGAGCAGATGTTCTGTTTGTGCCCGCCGCTTTCACTGCCTACACCGGCAAGGACCATTGGCAAGTGTTGCTCCAGGCCCGGGCCATTGAAAATACCTGCTACGTCATTGCCCCGGCCCAAACTGGTTGTCATTACGAAAGACGGCATACCCATGGGCATGCCATGATCATTGACCCCTGGGGAGTGATCCTGGCCGATGCGGGGGAAAAACCAGGGTTGGCGATCGCCGAAATTAACCCAGACCGCCTCAAACAGGTGCGCCAACAAATGCCTTCGCTGCAACATCGGGTATTTGTCTGA